One part of the Nitrospira defluvii genome encodes these proteins:
- a CDS encoding NAD-dependent epimerase/dehydratase family protein → MKILITGSLGFLGRSLAHHAVTAGHHVLGVARSEAGEMLPGITFVRSALGDTKFLDILNSFDPDVVVHAAGSASVGQSFQEPRKDFVMAVETWASVLDAVRSSKGNPLVIFPSSASVYGNPTRLPIPEGAALRPISPYGFHKVICEQLGQEYAHCFGLNVVSARLFSTIGSYQQRLLVWELFRQAIGDSPYLTIQGTGTESRDFLHIDDICRYFLGIAERQPRGFWAVNVASGESTTVRKMAELVMRCVGSTQALKTLNRELPGDPKHWQADTTLLQEFVSYQPRAIAHGLEDCIRHWLADLSPASEHGVRCSLEERS, encoded by the coding sequence ATGAAAATTTTGATTACGGGTTCGCTGGGTTTTCTGGGGAGAAGCCTTGCTCATCATGCTGTTACTGCCGGACATCACGTTCTTGGTGTTGCACGGTCCGAGGCGGGCGAGATGCTGCCCGGAATAACATTCGTACGTAGCGCCCTCGGTGACACGAAGTTTCTGGATATCTTGAACAGCTTCGACCCAGATGTGGTAGTGCATGCAGCCGGTTCGGCGTCAGTGGGCCAATCCTTTCAAGAGCCGCGGAAGGACTTTGTGATGGCCGTTGAGACGTGGGCATCGGTGTTAGATGCGGTTCGCAGCTCGAAAGGCAACCCGTTGGTCATATTTCCGTCCAGTGCCTCCGTCTATGGCAATCCGACGCGGTTACCCATTCCGGAAGGCGCCGCGCTTCGACCGATCTCGCCCTATGGGTTTCACAAAGTGATTTGTGAACAATTAGGGCAGGAGTACGCCCATTGCTTCGGGCTGAATGTGGTTTCGGCCAGATTGTTTTCCACCATCGGTTCGTATCAGCAACGTCTGCTGGTATGGGAACTGTTTCGGCAAGCGATAGGCGACAGTCCTTATCTCACCATTCAAGGCACAGGGACCGAGAGCCGTGATTTCCTGCACATCGACGATATCTGCCGATACTTCTTGGGAATCGCGGAACGGCAGCCAAGGGGATTCTGGGCCGTCAATGTCGCATCCGGAGAATCGACCACGGTGAGAAAGATGGCGGAGTTGGTCATGCGGTGTGTGGGCAGCACCCAGGCGCTGAAGACGTTGAACAGGGAGTTGCCCGGTGATCCCAAACACTGGCAAGCCGATACGACGCTACTTCAGGAATTCGTGTCCTATCAGCCGAGGGCCATTGCCCATGGCTTGGAAGACTGCATTCGTCATTGGCTGGCTGATTTGTCCCCGGCGTCGGAGCATGGGGTCCGGTGTAGCTTGGAGGAGCGATCCTGA
- a CDS encoding oligosaccharide flippase family protein, which yields MFRVGMKALSQQAALVFAGKMTGACLGFVMSLVVARVMGPEDFGLFSLFIVILIFGNDVLGDGLSPGVVKFYSMYRVTDPPKAAEVLTNALALRILLGLPIVVIGVILGMGYSRVMFGNQSHVLPVTLGLIGSFGAALWSFNLSVWQAREEFRTYGVMVALVNVLRVISLPVLFVGGSLTLGGIIGAHVLVYFMCALFGLWMLRSHLAQLSLSSSLLRELFRFSKWPAIASLCFILQVNLGVPVLGYFRDAREAGLYGAGSSLLMGVDFLTVSLLTTLLPKVSQLNGLEQCRSYVQRSFPVYMLIAALLLPLMLFSRTLVVGIFGPAYEGTVEVFRILFVGTLATLVTHPLYLVLYTMNRPHLHTLSGIVALAVWVVAALWLIPQSGSLGAAWTTLISRLVQSVMIIGTLWFALGFSRSASMAVPSVATDARKS from the coding sequence GTGTTTCGTGTGGGAATGAAAGCGTTGTCGCAGCAAGCTGCTCTGGTATTTGCCGGGAAAATGACCGGGGCATGTCTCGGGTTCGTAATGAGCCTGGTCGTCGCGCGTGTGATGGGCCCGGAGGATTTTGGGTTGTTTTCTTTGTTCATCGTGATTCTTATTTTTGGCAATGATGTACTCGGGGACGGGCTGAGTCCAGGAGTCGTCAAGTTCTATTCGATGTATCGAGTGACGGATCCGCCCAAGGCCGCAGAGGTGCTGACCAACGCACTCGCGCTACGGATACTGCTCGGTCTTCCGATTGTGGTGATTGGAGTGATCTTGGGCATGGGGTATTCCCGAGTGATGTTTGGCAACCAGTCTCATGTATTGCCCGTGACGTTGGGCCTCATAGGGTCATTCGGCGCGGCCCTGTGGAGTTTCAATCTCTCGGTGTGGCAGGCGCGAGAGGAGTTTCGGACGTACGGGGTCATGGTTGCGCTGGTGAACGTGTTGAGAGTGATCAGCCTGCCAGTATTGTTTGTCGGCGGCTCGCTCACCTTAGGCGGAATCATCGGAGCCCATGTGTTGGTCTATTTTATGTGCGCTCTGTTCGGTCTCTGGATGTTGCGTAGCCATTTGGCCCAATTGTCTCTCAGTAGTTCGTTATTGCGGGAACTCTTTCGTTTCAGTAAGTGGCCCGCCATAGCCAGTCTGTGTTTCATCCTGCAAGTCAATCTTGGCGTGCCAGTCTTGGGGTATTTTCGAGACGCCCGTGAAGCCGGTCTCTATGGGGCGGGTTCCTCACTCCTGATGGGAGTCGATTTTCTTACGGTCAGCCTGTTGACCACGCTGTTGCCAAAGGTCAGCCAGCTGAACGGTCTTGAACAGTGTCGATCATACGTGCAGCGCTCGTTTCCGGTGTACATGCTCATTGCCGCCCTGCTGCTTCCTTTAATGCTGTTCTCCAGGACGTTGGTCGTCGGAATATTTGGTCCTGCCTACGAGGGGACGGTTGAGGTGTTTCGAATCTTGTTTGTCGGCACGTTGGCCACGTTGGTCACACATCCTCTGTATTTGGTGCTTTATACGATGAATCGACCGCACCTGCACACGTTGTCGGGAATTGTGGCATTAGCGGTTTGGGTAGTGGCCGCCTTGTGGTTGATCCCACAATCCGGCTCCCTCGGAGCTGCTTGGACGACGCTGATTTCACGCCTTGTGCAGTCGGTGATGATCATTGGGACTCTTTGGTTTGCCTTGGGGTTTAGTCGATCTGCCTCGATGGCCGTGCCGTCGGTCGCTACGGATGCAAGAAAGTCATGA
- a CDS encoding O-antigen ligase family protein — protein MKRAGASYIIPTLIGGSLGASVLALSAKALALVIAGSAFLGMTASAVFPYYILVSTIPVQVDLLGGVTVTKLITPLAIGLVTVNALIRRGPWPALLRWPAGYLAGVFFLMSVVSLMLAEGLRGLPGEAAKIPVYGALFYLTLTFNRSPEDIRRLLWVITITGVGEALITAAQVHYGFVMPGDWRRNIGLPGEGGVDGAFMSISEGKVRAEGTTAHPIFLASFFLMAMPCATFLLFTEKHLWIKVALGVALCLMGYAWFYTFARSSVIGFALLILVALWFQSKLIRKMTVLLLVLMLAGGLSYQVVSEWFQVGVQTVENQSLFGKADLNEGSGSFAFRRESIVGGWNLFLANPWFGVGFGQAINHYVKHLPAWADHYYHPAVIHNMFLEVASELGVFSLFSFIGLWVWAFVSIKQGLNNPEVRPYAVLVGSLLAGQMIFLMITPMVREIWLTLPMAMALGSMAQNDTSNGIAASLRPVRSRQPVWWTNDRGAA, from the coding sequence ATGAAACGAGCAGGGGCTTCCTACATCATTCCGACATTGATAGGCGGAAGCCTCGGTGCCTCCGTGCTGGCGCTCTCGGCAAAAGCCTTGGCCCTCGTGATTGCCGGTAGTGCCTTTCTCGGCATGACCGCGTCGGCAGTCTTTCCGTACTACATCCTTGTGAGCACCATTCCTGTGCAAGTCGATTTGCTCGGAGGAGTAACGGTTACGAAACTGATCACTCCCCTGGCCATAGGATTGGTCACGGTGAATGCGTTGATTCGCCGAGGGCCTTGGCCGGCGCTACTGCGCTGGCCTGCGGGGTATCTGGCCGGAGTGTTCTTCCTGATGTCGGTAGTCTCCTTGATGCTTGCTGAAGGACTACGTGGTTTACCCGGTGAGGCAGCAAAAATTCCTGTTTATGGGGCGCTCTTCTATCTCACGCTCACTTTTAATCGATCCCCTGAGGATATACGACGGCTTCTTTGGGTCATCACTATCACTGGCGTGGGGGAGGCACTCATTACTGCGGCCCAGGTCCACTACGGCTTCGTCATGCCTGGCGATTGGCGACGTAACATCGGGCTCCCGGGCGAGGGAGGTGTCGATGGGGCGTTTATGTCCATTTCCGAGGGCAAAGTCCGCGCGGAGGGGACCACTGCTCATCCGATCTTTCTCGCAAGTTTTTTTCTGATGGCGATGCCGTGCGCGACATTCCTCCTATTTACCGAGAAGCATCTCTGGATCAAGGTCGCGCTGGGAGTAGCGCTCTGCCTGATGGGGTATGCCTGGTTTTACACCTTTGCGAGAAGCTCGGTCATAGGGTTTGCCCTGCTGATCTTAGTCGCCCTGTGGTTTCAATCGAAACTCATCCGAAAGATGACGGTGCTTCTTCTCGTGCTGATGCTGGCGGGTGGACTTAGTTACCAGGTCGTCTCGGAATGGTTTCAGGTCGGAGTCCAGACCGTCGAGAATCAGAGCCTATTCGGAAAAGCCGATCTGAACGAGGGAAGCGGGAGCTTCGCATTCCGGCGTGAATCAATCGTCGGCGGTTGGAATCTGTTTTTGGCAAACCCGTGGTTTGGGGTGGGCTTCGGACAGGCCATCAATCACTACGTCAAACATCTGCCTGCCTGGGCCGATCACTACTATCACCCTGCCGTCATTCACAATATGTTCCTGGAGGTCGCCAGCGAGCTCGGGGTGTTTTCCCTATTTTCATTCATAGGCTTATGGGTGTGGGCGTTCGTGAGCATTAAGCAGGGACTCAACAATCCCGAGGTCAGGCCGTATGCCGTGCTAGTCGGCAGTTTGCTCGCTGGGCAAATGATCTTTCTCATGATCACACCGATGGTTCGCGAAATTTGGTTGACCTTGCCGATGGCCATGGCCCTCGGGTCCATGGCACAAAATGACACAAGCAATGGGATCGCGGCATCGTTGCGACCGGTACGCAGTCGTCAGCCAGTATGGTGGACGAATGATCGTGGGGCAGCCTAA
- a CDS encoding glycosyltransferase: MGIRVTVVIPAYNATKTIHDGLDAFARQSFPAGEVELILVDDESTDGTPEYIERYVKGWGSSEPKVRVLRQAHRGPAAARNLGAEAAHGEFLLFTDADCVPHVDWIKEMVAPFESPAIAAVKGAYKTKQRSLVARFAQAEFEARYRQLAAAEYVDVVFSYSAGFRREVFRSIGGFDTSFPVADNEDTDLSYRVATAGYKIKFNPAAVIYHQHPSTLKQYLRKKHSRAYWRVMVYKRFPGKAIRDSYTPQTLKLQIGSVVLGAGALVLVPLAPSALYVAGLAGGLFAATALPFLWQLPREDPGLRLAAPFLLVCRAAVMATGLVRTVPMLVSKTD, translated from the coding sequence ATGGGCATACGAGTCACGGTCGTTATTCCGGCCTATAACGCCACGAAGACAATTCATGACGGGTTGGACGCCTTTGCGCGGCAGTCATTCCCGGCCGGCGAAGTCGAACTCATTCTTGTGGATGACGAATCGACGGATGGGACACCTGAGTATATCGAACGCTATGTCAAAGGGTGGGGCAGTTCTGAGCCGAAGGTGCGCGTGCTGCGCCAGGCTCATCGAGGCCCGGCAGCGGCGCGCAACCTCGGAGCAGAGGCGGCGCATGGAGAATTTCTCCTGTTTACCGATGCCGATTGTGTGCCGCATGTCGATTGGATCAAAGAAATGGTAGCGCCGTTCGAATCACCGGCAATTGCCGCCGTGAAGGGTGCCTACAAGACGAAGCAACGGAGCCTGGTCGCCAGGTTTGCGCAGGCGGAGTTTGAGGCCCGGTATCGTCAGCTGGCTGCGGCGGAATATGTCGATGTGGTCTTTTCCTACTCCGCGGGCTTTCGTCGGGAGGTGTTTCGTTCGATCGGCGGGTTCGATACGAGTTTCCCCGTTGCAGACAACGAAGATACCGATCTGTCGTACCGGGTTGCCACGGCCGGGTACAAGATTAAGTTCAATCCGGCGGCGGTTATTTATCATCAGCATCCTTCGACCTTGAAACAATATCTTCGCAAGAAACACAGTCGGGCCTACTGGCGAGTCATGGTGTATAAGCGGTTTCCAGGCAAAGCGATTCGTGATTCCTACACTCCGCAAACGCTGAAATTGCAGATCGGGTCCGTGGTGTTGGGTGCTGGCGCACTGGTGTTGGTACCGCTTGCGCCGTCTGCCCTCTATGTCGCCGGACTGGCCGGCGGGCTGTTTGCCGCCACGGCCCTTCCGTTTCTGTGGCAGCTTCCGCGAGAGGACCCCGGGTTGCGATTGGCTGCACCTTTTCTGCTGGTGTGCCGGGCCGCCGTTATGGCGACCGGGCTGGTACGAACCGTGCCGATGTTAGTGAGCAAGACCGATTAA
- a CDS encoding polysaccharide biosynthesis/export family protein — protein sequence MIWVVFLMAWCVAGSAQASEAEPVAAPTADVNWTGPFRLGAGDVLNVFIWKHKELSTIVTVRPDGKINYPLIGEIEAKGLTLGEIEERINKQLKQHIQDPQVTVILEATHSFRIFVLGEVMQPGVFDLKGPVTVIQALAMARGLTTFASRNKIFIVNPGRSGEQRIPFNYSKFVQGEDSNQNVMLRPGDTVIVP from the coding sequence ATGATCTGGGTAGTTTTCTTGATGGCGTGGTGTGTGGCCGGAAGTGCGCAGGCATCCGAGGCCGAACCGGTGGCGGCGCCGACGGCGGATGTGAACTGGACCGGCCCGTTCCGTTTAGGTGCGGGCGACGTGCTGAATGTCTTTATCTGGAAGCACAAAGAACTGTCGACTATCGTCACCGTTCGTCCTGACGGAAAGATCAACTATCCGTTGATCGGCGAGATCGAGGCGAAGGGGCTTACGTTGGGCGAGATCGAGGAACGCATTAACAAGCAGCTTAAGCAGCATATCCAGGATCCGCAGGTCACGGTGATCCTGGAGGCGACGCATAGTTTTCGCATCTTTGTCCTGGGTGAAGTAATGCAGCCTGGGGTATTCGATTTGAAGGGACCGGTGACCGTCATCCAAGCGTTGGCGATGGCTCGCGGCCTCACCACGTTTGCCTCCCGGAATAAGATTTTTATCGTCAATCCCGGGCGCAGCGGAGAACAACGGATCCCGTTCAACTACAGCAAATTCGTTCAGGGTGAAGACAGCAACCAGAACGTGATGCTTCGACCTGGGGACACGGTGATCGTTCCGTAG
- a CDS encoding outer membrane beta-barrel protein, which translates to MMPERKRRHVSQSMQSRIATVGLGDRQGIDLKRGRRLAGATCRWLRLSMAGMVAMAAWPWLAQPIVSAQEPDNEEFVRPKREFGELPSWQNQMGYERMPVSEKLLLGVPTRREGFTPRLTVTEQYTDNVFFTAQNRGTDYITKIAPGLGYTTSGRDGQLTAEYSIESRVYAKNTNQNSAVSRQNGELLGLWNVTDRTTLTMFERFESFQDPTEQMTPGVMGAFGRTSINLAALMVRHRLTPSVDLLTNYANFLWSTDAPGAINSMTHEGEVGARVRETQWSRTTVKYRFRFFDFQQGHDFQSHSALVAQELDLSETLVVSGTIGAVRVEPKPSTVEVLAQASIKKSIGDALYEISYMRDVFPPSGGLSQPLVGDFIRASTKIRLANDFLFDAGLTWILTSTRSDDLTVHTLKWNVGISYSPASWLVTRLGYDMFDQREDILGTSANRLANTVNLRLIATF; encoded by the coding sequence ATGATGCCGGAACGAAAGCGACGTCACGTGTCACAGAGCATGCAGTCCCGGATCGCAACCGTGGGGCTCGGGGACAGGCAGGGCATCGACCTGAAGCGCGGGAGAAGACTTGCCGGGGCGACCTGCCGCTGGTTGCGGCTTTCGATGGCTGGGATGGTAGCCATGGCCGCATGGCCATGGCTGGCTCAGCCGATCGTATCGGCTCAGGAACCGGACAACGAGGAGTTTGTTCGGCCGAAACGAGAGTTCGGCGAGCTGCCGTCCTGGCAGAATCAGATGGGGTATGAGCGCATGCCGGTCTCGGAAAAGTTACTGCTGGGGGTCCCGACACGCCGGGAGGGGTTCACCCCACGTCTGACCGTGACGGAGCAGTATACGGACAACGTGTTCTTCACCGCACAGAACCGCGGGACGGACTACATTACCAAAATTGCACCGGGATTGGGGTACACCACATCAGGGCGGGATGGCCAGCTGACGGCGGAGTATTCCATCGAGTCACGCGTCTATGCGAAGAACACGAACCAAAATTCTGCCGTTTCGCGGCAGAATGGAGAGCTGTTAGGACTGTGGAATGTAACCGATCGGACCACGTTGACGATGTTTGAGCGGTTCGAATCGTTTCAGGATCCGACTGAGCAAATGACACCGGGCGTGATGGGTGCATTCGGGCGAACGTCAATCAACCTCGCTGCATTGATGGTGCGTCATCGACTGACCCCGTCGGTTGATCTGTTGACCAACTATGCCAATTTTCTGTGGTCCACCGATGCTCCGGGTGCCATTAACAGTATGACTCACGAAGGGGAGGTCGGGGCAAGAGTACGGGAAACGCAGTGGAGTCGTACCACGGTGAAGTACCGGTTTCGCTTCTTCGATTTCCAGCAGGGGCACGATTTTCAGTCACATTCCGCGCTGGTCGCGCAGGAACTCGATCTATCGGAAACGTTGGTCGTGAGTGGAACGATCGGTGCGGTTCGCGTGGAACCCAAACCCTCCACAGTCGAGGTGCTTGCACAGGCCTCCATCAAAAAATCGATCGGCGATGCCTTGTACGAAATCAGTTATATGCGGGACGTATTTCCTCCGTCCGGAGGATTGAGTCAACCGCTCGTCGGAGATTTTATCCGTGCTTCGACCAAGATTCGCCTTGCGAATGACTTTCTGTTCGATGCCGGCTTGACGTGGATTTTGACAAGCACCAGATCGGACGATCTGACCGTGCATACACTGAAGTGGAATGTCGGCATTTCGTACAGCCCGGCGTCCTGGCTAGTGACACGATTGGGGTATGACATGTTCGACCAGCGAGAAGACATTTTGGGGACCTCTGCAAACCGTCTTGCTAACACAGTGAACCTACGCTTGATCGCGACGTTCTGA
- a CDS encoding glycosyltransferase family 4 protein, with translation MGTATDGLRILFIAPAPRAGTVQYTHNLANALADRGHQVTLATGLGFELSDYPRSYQALEVFDRYRPRPGRLAKLLWHCLTFRPQIIHLQGAQHPALYILLWAMLRLLGSASFVYTPQDVLPNSLRPYHIKAFRFLYGRMRHVFLNAKQNEPLVVEHFGVSRERITVLPIADLTAFVRTHVARESPNLPGGAQVVLCFGLIEPRKGIHTLLAAAPNVLREVPNAMIVIVGKPLMDIAPLQHQLEELGMQERVRLVPEYVSFSQMAGYFTAAKFLVLPYENGWNSGVLASAFGFGKPVIATRVGGFDEVVTDESTGLLVPPKDAEMLAKAMVRLLRDEGLYARMCVNVRAAASEISWETIAGLTESCYADVLRTGADCAVSQAR, from the coding sequence ATGGGCACAGCGACCGATGGATTGCGCATCCTGTTCATCGCACCGGCTCCCAGGGCCGGCACCGTGCAATATACCCATAATTTGGCCAATGCTCTGGCAGACCGTGGGCATCAAGTGACCCTTGCGACCGGACTAGGCTTCGAACTGTCGGATTATCCACGAAGCTACCAGGCGCTCGAGGTGTTTGATCGATACCGGCCCAGACCCGGCAGGCTTGCGAAATTGCTTTGGCATTGTCTGACGTTCCGCCCCCAGATTATTCACCTGCAGGGGGCTCAACATCCGGCTCTCTATATCCTTTTGTGGGCGATGTTGCGGCTCTTGGGAAGCGCCTCGTTCGTCTATACCCCGCAGGATGTGCTGCCCAATTCGCTTCGGCCCTATCACATCAAGGCGTTTCGCTTTCTCTATGGAAGAATGCGGCACGTGTTCCTGAACGCCAAACAGAATGAGCCGCTGGTGGTCGAGCACTTCGGTGTGTCCCGTGAACGGATCACCGTGCTTCCCATCGCCGACTTGACGGCGTTTGTGCGAACGCATGTCGCGCGGGAGTCACCGAACCTTCCAGGCGGCGCCCAAGTCGTGCTCTGCTTCGGTTTGATCGAGCCGAGAAAAGGCATCCATACCCTGCTCGCTGCCGCACCGAATGTGCTTCGAGAGGTCCCGAATGCAATGATTGTGATCGTCGGAAAGCCGCTGATGGATATCGCGCCCTTGCAGCATCAACTGGAGGAATTGGGGATGCAGGAGCGAGTACGGCTGGTGCCGGAGTATGTCAGTTTTAGCCAAATGGCAGGGTACTTCACCGCCGCCAAGTTCCTTGTCCTTCCCTATGAGAATGGATGGAACAGCGGGGTTCTGGCCTCGGCGTTCGGTTTCGGAAAACCGGTGATTGCCACGCGGGTGGGAGGTTTTGATGAAGTCGTGACCGATGAGTCTACGGGACTGCTCGTGCCTCCCAAAGATGCCGAGATGCTGGCAAAGGCGATGGTGCGACTGCTTCGGGATGAGGGGCTGTATGCACGGATGTGTGTGAACGTCCGTGCCGCGGCAAGCGAGATTTCCTGGGAGACCATCGCCGGTCTGACTGAGAGTTGTTATGCGGATGTCCTCAGGACGGGAGCTGATTGTGCAGTATCGCAGGCTCGGTAA
- a CDS encoding aldo/keto reductase, with protein sequence MSSGRELIVQYRRLGNTDLTPSLLGFGCSMIASLATRHSRGEVEATLRAARDSGITFFDTADVYGQGDSERLLGRVHRDHGDGMILCTKAGLTVGSVESLVRMAKPVLNLLLRRWSTAREVTTGTRRRQERQCFNPDYLRRRIEGSVQRLGVDRLDLFLLHNPPTDLPQRDGVFELLLRLKAEGTLRHVGVSCRSLEDADSWIGQSGVACVQVPLDCTRVDAALPILERAGALGVGVIAREIFSHDALAGRSVPDAFRPIVERPEIGVMLAGMGCRTHLHENLAGIDEALRCVHVA encoded by the coding sequence ATGTCCTCAGGACGGGAGCTGATTGTGCAGTATCGCAGGCTCGGTAATACAGATCTGACCCCCTCCCTACTGGGCTTCGGGTGCTCCATGATCGCCTCCCTGGCGACCCGCCATTCACGTGGCGAAGTCGAAGCGACGCTTCGTGCGGCAAGGGATTCGGGTATTACATTTTTTGATACGGCAGACGTGTATGGACAAGGCGATAGCGAGCGACTGCTTGGGCGTGTCCACCGGGACCATGGCGACGGAATGATTCTCTGCACTAAGGCAGGTTTAACGGTCGGCTCGGTGGAGAGCCTTGTCCGCATGGCCAAGCCGGTGCTGAATCTGCTGCTGCGACGGTGGTCGACCGCACGTGAGGTGACGACAGGCACGCGACGCCGGCAGGAGCGTCAGTGCTTCAATCCCGACTATCTGCGTCGCCGGATAGAGGGGAGTGTGCAGCGCCTGGGCGTGGATCGTCTCGATCTCTTCCTCTTGCACAATCCTCCGACTGACCTTCCGCAGCGCGATGGGGTGTTCGAATTGCTCTTGCGTTTGAAGGCAGAGGGTACGCTGCGTCACGTTGGAGTCTCCTGCCGTTCATTGGAGGATGCCGACTCATGGATCGGACAATCCGGTGTCGCCTGCGTGCAGGTTCCACTCGACTGCACGCGCGTTGACGCGGCGCTGCCGATCTTGGAACGCGCAGGTGCGCTGGGCGTTGGAGTCATCGCGCGTGAAATTTTCTCTCATGATGCCTTGGCCGGCCGGTCCGTCCCCGATGCATTCCGACCGATCGTTGAACGTCCGGAGATCGGTGTGATGTTGGCGGGTATGGGCTGTAGGACACATTTGCACGAAAATCTCGCTGGGATCGATGAAGCGCTAAGGTGTGTGCATGTTGCTTGA
- a CDS encoding FAD-dependent oxidoreductase codes for MLLDANTVSEGHTLSADICIVGAGAAGITLAMELRATGQRIILLEAGGKTRAGESQSLYQGALNDSIRHVPLDQARYRQLGGTTSLWGGRCIPFDSLDFDRREWVPHSGWPFPQKDMHDYYRRAHVYCECGEYDYQVATALPGAHPSMLPSFEDGVVCTSGIERWSPPTQFGKAYRADLAGAEQVRVMLHAPVVELQASSDGTRIESVQVATFAGRRFQVRARIIVLAGGGLETTRLLLASRRVYRDGIGNHSDWLGRGYMSHIHGVIASITLTAGQEVMFGYEADPQGVFCRRRIGFSEAAQRRHELLNLYMLLDRPLLGDPDHGNAVLSATFLLKRLLGGRQQEELGTGKYALYWRHLKNILMGSPQALSVLPKFGRKRLLQRRRIPSLLMRSRSNTYYLYFQSEQIPHRDNRVTLDDVQDELGMPRLRLNFQVTEQDRASVQRAHKLLDEELRRQDCGYLTYLGDDVSQLMGDVKAVLGHHIGTTRMSADPSLGVVDEQGRVHGIANLFVASSSVFPTSSHANPTLTIVAMALRVADHLKGTHSGLM; via the coding sequence ATGTTGCTTGACGCGAACACAGTCTCCGAGGGGCACACGTTGTCGGCCGACATCTGCATCGTGGGTGCTGGGGCCGCCGGTATCACTCTAGCTATGGAACTCCGGGCAACCGGACAGCGGATCATCCTGCTCGAAGCCGGTGGGAAGACGCGGGCCGGCGAGAGCCAGTCGCTGTATCAAGGAGCTCTCAACGATTCGATCCGCCACGTTCCTCTGGATCAGGCTCGGTATCGCCAACTGGGAGGCACCACCTCGCTGTGGGGTGGGCGGTGTATTCCTTTTGATTCTCTCGACTTTGATCGACGTGAATGGGTGCCGCACAGCGGCTGGCCGTTTCCGCAGAAAGACATGCACGACTACTATCGTCGCGCGCATGTCTACTGTGAGTGCGGGGAGTACGATTATCAAGTAGCCACGGCGCTTCCCGGTGCACATCCTTCGATGTTGCCGAGCTTTGAAGACGGGGTGGTCTGCACCTCAGGCATTGAGCGGTGGAGCCCGCCGACGCAATTCGGCAAAGCGTATCGAGCGGATCTCGCTGGAGCGGAACAGGTGCGCGTCATGCTTCACGCACCGGTGGTCGAATTGCAGGCTTCGTCGGACGGCACCCGCATCGAGTCCGTCCAAGTGGCAACGTTCGCAGGCCGGCGTTTTCAGGTCCGCGCACGAATCATCGTACTCGCAGGGGGCGGGTTGGAAACCACGCGCCTGTTGCTGGCTTCTCGACGCGTATATCGGGATGGCATCGGGAACCATTCGGATTGGCTGGGGCGCGGGTATATGTCGCACATTCACGGGGTGATTGCGAGCATCACGCTTACGGCTGGGCAAGAGGTGATGTTCGGATATGAAGCGGATCCACAGGGTGTCTTCTGCCGTCGACGGATCGGCTTTTCCGAGGCCGCTCAGCGGCGTCATGAGCTGTTGAATCTCTACATGTTATTGGATCGGCCGCTGCTCGGTGACCCTGACCACGGTAATGCGGTGCTGTCGGCCACCTTTTTGCTGAAACGGCTGTTGGGTGGAAGACAGCAGGAGGAGCTGGGGACAGGTAAGTATGCGCTGTACTGGCGGCATCTGAAGAACATCCTGATGGGGTCACCTCAGGCTCTGTCGGTGTTACCCAAATTCGGGCGGAAACGACTCCTTCAGAGGCGGCGTATTCCCTCTCTGCTCATGCGGTCACGGTCGAATACGTATTACCTGTATTTTCAGAGCGAGCAAATTCCTCATCGTGACAATCGTGTGACGCTGGACGACGTGCAGGATGAATTGGGCATGCCGCGGTTGCGGCTCAACTTTCAGGTGACCGAGCAGGATCGAGCGAGCGTGCAGCGTGCGCACAAGCTTCTCGACGAAGAACTTCGCAGGCAAGATTGCGGCTACCTGACATATCTTGGAGACGATGTGTCGCAATTGATGGGGGACGTGAAGGCCGTACTCGGACATCACATCGGAACCACACGGATGTCGGCCGATCCTTCACTGGGGGTGGTCGACGAACAAGGTCGAGTGCATGGCATCGCCAATCTATTCGTTGCCAGTAGTTCGGTGTTTCCCACGTCCAGTCACGCGAATCCGACCTTGACGATCGTCGCCATGGCCCTGCGCGTCGCGGATCATCTGAAGGGGACACATTCGGGCCTCATGTGA